From one Streptomyces mobaraensis genomic stretch:
- a CDS encoding ATP-binding cassette domain-containing protein — MNGSAIAVSGLRKTYGDQVVLDGIDFDVPAGSVFSLLGPNGAGKTTTVNILTTLARADAGTVRVAGHDVATGTRDVRAAIGVTGQFAAVDDLLTGRENLRLMADLKRVRSAGRVVAGLLERFDLTESADKPAAAYSGGMRRKLDLAMTLVGTPRIIFLDEPTTGLDPRSRRTMWDIVRALVADGTTIFLTTQYLEEADELADRVAVLSGGAIAAEGSPDALKRLVPGGYVRLRFTGPAAYRSAAGALREATADDETLSLRIPSDGSQRELRALLDWLDASGVQADELTVHTPDLDDVFLSLTDRTGTDRTGTDHAGTDHTHKEAIAP, encoded by the coding sequence ATGAACGGTTCGGCGATCGCGGTCTCGGGACTGCGCAAGACATACGGTGATCAAGTCGTCCTCGACGGCATCGACTTCGACGTCCCCGCGGGGTCGGTCTTCTCCCTGCTCGGCCCGAACGGCGCGGGCAAGACGACGACCGTCAACATCCTGACCACGCTGGCGAGGGCCGACGCCGGAACGGTGCGCGTCGCCGGGCACGACGTCGCGACCGGGACCAGGGACGTCCGCGCGGCCATCGGCGTCACCGGGCAGTTCGCGGCGGTGGACGACCTGCTCACCGGCCGGGAGAACCTCCGGCTGATGGCGGACCTGAAGCGCGTCCGCTCCGCCGGCCGGGTGGTCGCGGGACTGCTGGAGCGGTTCGACCTGACGGAGTCGGCGGACAAGCCGGCGGCGGCGTACTCCGGCGGCATGCGCCGGAAGCTGGACCTGGCGATGACGCTGGTCGGCACTCCTCGGATCATCTTCCTGGACGAGCCGACGACGGGCCTCGACCCGCGCAGCCGCCGCACGATGTGGGACATCGTCCGCGCGCTGGTGGCCGACGGCACCACCATCTTCCTCACCACCCAGTACCTGGAGGAGGCCGACGAACTCGCCGACCGCGTCGCGGTGCTGAGCGGCGGCGCGATCGCCGCCGAGGGCAGCCCCGACGCATTGAAGCGGCTGGTCCCCGGCGGGTACGTGCGGCTGCGGTTCACCGGCCCGGCCGCGTACCGGTCCGCCGCCGGCGCGCTGCGCGAGGCGACCGCGGACGACGAGACGCTGTCCCTGCGGATCCCCAGCGACGGCAGCCAGCGCGAACTCCGCGCCCTCCTCGACTGGCTCGACGCGTCCGGCGTCCAGGCCGACGAACTGACCGTCCACACCCCCGACCTCGACGACGTCTTCCTCTCCCTCACCGACCGCACCGGCACCGACCGCACCGGCACCGACCACGCCGGCACCGACCACACCCACAAGGAGGCGATCGCGCCGTGA